A genomic segment from Lignipirellula cremea encodes:
- a CDS encoding Npt1/Npt2 family nucleotide transporter, producing MQLWIERLFEIPSSEQRKTLLTLLYIFFSVSTCVVGRTTADSLFLARIGAEYLATIYLVSSIGVAATAIFYVRAVSRLPLRRLIVTTHLVLAIAVIVMRLTPTRPGHDFVFVSSMYLLSEIQGAMTAILFATLLNELFHGKHAGGIFGLSGLGSTLAGIVFGTLLAMYADQIHVINLLMMMAALHVAAMIPILLLHKEEVTVSATVKETGPSPEVSGEDAADADVSPADVADANGSLGSSPMVRAVVLLAAVKFTAIVLVGFQWKVAVIDDLYAAEDRIAAYFGAYYAWSNLATAVLQLLVAGRVLKRFGVLPALLAFPFGLLVAAGSILWSSQHGVLLWAATFSKGTEVLRRSFSDPAMQMLYGPLPTGVRRKTIALTGGAVKPLVQAAASLALLRWAALADVHQLSLVVIGLVLIWILLAFQCGRLFNAT from the coding sequence ATGCAGCTTTGGATTGAACGTCTGTTTGAGATTCCTTCGTCGGAACAGCGGAAGACGCTGTTGACGTTGCTGTATATCTTTTTCTCGGTTTCGACCTGCGTGGTCGGGCGGACCACGGCGGACAGCCTGTTCCTGGCGCGGATCGGGGCCGAATACCTGGCGACGATCTATCTGGTGTCGTCGATCGGTGTGGCGGCGACGGCCATCTTTTATGTGCGGGCCGTATCGCGGTTGCCGTTGCGGCGACTGATCGTGACCACGCATCTGGTGCTGGCGATCGCCGTGATTGTGATGCGGCTGACGCCGACCCGGCCGGGCCATGATTTTGTCTTTGTGTCGTCGATGTATCTGTTGTCCGAAATCCAGGGAGCGATGACGGCCATTTTGTTCGCCACATTGCTGAACGAATTGTTCCACGGCAAGCACGCCGGCGGGATTTTTGGGCTGTCGGGTCTGGGCTCGACCCTGGCCGGAATTGTCTTCGGAACGCTGCTGGCCATGTACGCCGACCAGATCCACGTGATCAATCTGCTGATGATGATGGCGGCCCTGCACGTCGCCGCCATGATTCCCATTCTCCTGCTGCACAAAGAGGAAGTGACCGTGTCGGCGACGGTGAAGGAGACCGGTCCGTCGCCGGAAGTCTCCGGTGAGGACGCGGCCGACGCCGATGTCAGCCCGGCGGACGTTGCCGACGCCAACGGGTCGCTGGGGAGTTCGCCGATGGTCCGCGCGGTGGTGCTGTTGGCGGCGGTCAAATTTACGGCGATTGTGCTGGTCGGTTTTCAGTGGAAGGTCGCCGTGATTGACGATCTGTATGCGGCCGAGGATCGAATCGCTGCGTACTTTGGGGCGTATTATGCCTGGTCGAATCTGGCGACGGCCGTGCTGCAGTTGCTGGTGGCTGGCCGCGTGCTAAAACGGTTTGGCGTATTGCCGGCGTTGCTGGCGTTTCCGTTCGGGTTGCTGGTCGCTGCTGGTTCGATCCTGTGGTCCTCGCAGCACGGCGTGCTGCTCTGGGCGGCGACGTTTTCCAAAGGGACCGAAGTGCTGAGACGCTCGTTCAGCGATCCCGCGATGCAGATGCTTTACGGACCACTGCCGACCGGCGTCCGCCGCAAGACGATCGCCCTGACGGGCGGCGCCGTTAAACCCCTGGTCCAGGCGGCCGCTTCGCTGGCGTTGCTGAGGTGGGCCGCGCTGGCGGACGTGCATCAACTGTCGCTGGTGGTGATCGGTCTGGTGCTGATTTGGATTTTGCTGGCGTTCCAGTGCGGCAGGCTTTTTAACGCAACCTGA
- a CDS encoding HEAT repeat domain-containing protein: MRNACAIGLLLLLLAGCDDTEATRPGQTPRKTAAKPAAKRVVAPPPPQVAADAFPDIPTAVAALAQRSADKDLVGWREASDWLALQGPPAVAPLQTVVDDSQSDIRAQINAIYALSQIGPPAAPALLQILSSHPTKKVRLNAIDKVALIDPSSAAIVKALVGLLDHQDDEFRRTAVNALGVIGEPAGASADRLVAILNNPKENDSLRGAAKVALKKVNPRHTFLD, encoded by the coding sequence ATGAGAAATGCTTGCGCCATCGGCCTGCTGCTTCTATTGCTGGCCGGCTGTGACGATACCGAAGCCACCAGGCCGGGCCAGACGCCGCGGAAGACCGCGGCCAAGCCTGCCGCGAAGCGGGTCGTCGCTCCGCCGCCGCCACAGGTCGCCGCCGACGCCTTCCCCGATATTCCCACCGCGGTTGCGGCCCTGGCGCAGCGCTCGGCCGACAAGGACCTGGTAGGCTGGCGCGAAGCCAGCGACTGGCTGGCCCTCCAGGGCCCCCCGGCCGTCGCTCCGCTGCAGACGGTCGTGGATGATTCCCAGTCCGATATCCGGGCCCAGATCAACGCCATCTATGCGCTATCGCAAATCGGTCCGCCGGCGGCGCCAGCGCTGCTGCAGATTCTCAGCTCGCATCCGACGAAGAAGGTCCGGCTGAATGCCATCGACAAAGTCGCCCTGATCGATCCCAGCAGCGCCGCCATTGTGAAAGCGCTAGTCGGTCTCCTCGACCATCAGGACGACGAATTTCGCCGCACCGCCGTCAACGCACTGGGCGTGATTGGCGAACCGGCCGGCGCCTCGGCCGATCGCCTGGTGGCGATTCTCAACAACCCGAAGGAGAATGATTCCCTCCGCGGGGCCGCCAAAGTCGCTTTGAAAAAGGTCAATCCGCGGCACACCTTCCTGGACTGA
- a CDS encoding metallophosphoesterase family protein produces MKLGLISDVHEQIEPLQFALERFRRDPVDQIVFLGDLFEMGEHLLQATQTLHQASVIGVWGNHDFGLTRLGLNDEVRSRFPAEALQYTQTLQPFLRIEDCHFSHVEPWRNPERLEDLWSYDRLPTEPASAARSFAATDARVIFLGHLHRFAAVSDQGPPLVWRGEAPLQLHAGQRYVVIIAAVCDALCAMYDTSTGWLTPIDLSRD; encoded by the coding sequence ATGAAGCTCGGACTCATTAGCGATGTCCACGAACAGATCGAACCGCTGCAGTTTGCCCTGGAGCGGTTCCGCCGCGACCCCGTCGATCAAATCGTCTTCCTGGGCGACCTGTTCGAGATGGGCGAGCACCTGCTCCAGGCGACGCAGACCCTGCACCAGGCAAGCGTGATCGGCGTCTGGGGAAACCACGACTTTGGCCTGACCCGACTGGGGCTGAACGACGAAGTCCGCTCCCGCTTTCCCGCCGAAGCGCTGCAATACACGCAGACGCTTCAGCCCTTCTTGCGGATCGAAGACTGCCACTTCAGCCATGTCGAACCCTGGCGAAATCCCGAGCGGCTGGAAGACCTGTGGTCGTACGACCGGCTGCCGACCGAACCCGCTAGCGCGGCCCGCAGTTTCGCCGCGACCGACGCCCGGGTGATCTTTCTTGGTCACTTGCATCGCTTTGCCGCCGTCAGCGACCAGGGACCGCCGCTGGTCTGGCGCGGCGAAGCTCCGCTGCAGCTGCACGCGGGGCAGCGATACGTGGTGATCATCGCCGCTGTTTGCGACGCCCTGTGCGCGATGTACGATACAAGCACCGGCTGGCTCACGCCGATCGATCTCAGCCGGGATTAA
- a CDS encoding thiamine pyrophosphate-dependent enzyme yields the protein MSTELPVLKPADFASDQDVRWCPGCGDYSILAQMKKMLPSLGVPREKIVFVSGIGCSSRFPYYMNTYGIHSIHGRAPAFATGIKCVRPDLQVWVITGDGDGLSIGGNHLMHTIRRNLDINIILFNNRIYGLTKGQYSPTSPLGKKTKTTPMGSIDNPLHPLSIAIGCEATFVARSIDVNIKHLGMTLKRAAEHKGTSFIEVYQNCNVFNDGAWSYATDRETKSDNIVELEHGKPLIFGKNRDKGIRLNGLEPEIVELGKGIKEDDLLFHDEKATEPSLAYLLTRMRHPEFPEPIGVFRAIDAPKYDHELNHQLKVAVENQGMGDLNVMFNTGDTWTVEDDADVSYEGEQPPTMLTEEEMAPFETDLPTPATAVERALLDDRLEVLKPKPMVSVPPETTVAQVLRILVDNGIGCVIIEEEGQLIGIFSERDALNKLNTKAAEFADRPIRDFMTADPETLDMQAKVAFAVQRMDLGGYRHVPVVDNTAEKTAQGVISVRDILRYLTERMTSGK from the coding sequence ATGTCTACAGAACTCCCCGTACTGAAACCCGCCGACTTCGCCAGCGATCAGGATGTCCGCTGGTGCCCCGGCTGCGGCGATTACTCCATTCTCGCCCAGATGAAAAAAATGCTGCCGTCGCTGGGCGTGCCGCGTGAGAAAATCGTGTTCGTCTCCGGGATCGGCTGCTCCAGCCGCTTCCCGTATTACATGAACACCTACGGCATCCATAGCATCCACGGCCGCGCTCCGGCGTTCGCCACCGGTATCAAGTGCGTGCGGCCCGACCTGCAGGTCTGGGTCATCACGGGCGACGGCGACGGACTCAGCATCGGCGGCAACCACCTGATGCACACCATCCGCCGTAACCTGGATATCAACATCATCCTGTTCAACAACCGGATTTATGGTCTGACCAAAGGCCAGTATTCGCCCACTTCCCCCCTCGGCAAAAAGACCAAAACCACGCCGATGGGTTCGATCGATAACCCGCTGCACCCGCTGTCGATCGCCATCGGCTGCGAGGCGACCTTTGTCGCCCGTTCGATCGATGTCAACATCAAGCACCTGGGGATGACCCTCAAACGGGCGGCCGAGCACAAAGGCACCTCGTTCATTGAGGTCTACCAGAACTGCAACGTCTTTAACGACGGCGCCTGGAGCTACGCCACGGACCGTGAAACCAAAAGCGATAACATCGTCGAACTGGAACACGGCAAGCCGCTGATCTTTGGCAAAAACCGGGACAAAGGCATCCGCCTCAACGGCCTGGAGCCCGAGATCGTCGAACTCGGCAAAGGCATCAAAGAAGACGACCTGCTCTTCCATGATGAAAAAGCCACCGAGCCCAGCCTGGCTTACCTGCTGACCCGCATGCGGCACCCGGAATTCCCGGAACCGATCGGCGTGTTCCGCGCCATCGACGCCCCCAAGTACGACCACGAGCTGAACCATCAGCTGAAAGTCGCCGTGGAAAACCAGGGCATGGGCGATCTCAATGTCATGTTCAACACGGGCGACACCTGGACCGTTGAAGACGACGCCGACGTTTCCTACGAAGGCGAGCAGCCCCCGACGATGCTCACCGAAGAAGAAATGGCGCCCTTTGAGACCGATCTGCCCACCCCGGCCACCGCCGTGGAACGGGCCCTGCTCGACGATCGCCTGGAGGTGCTCAAACCCAAACCGATGGTCAGCGTGCCGCCGGAAACGACCGTCGCCCAGGTGCTCCGCATTCTGGTCGACAACGGGATCGGCTGCGTCATCATTGAAGAAGAAGGCCAGCTGATCGGCATCTTCAGCGAACGGGACGCTCTCAACAAACTCAACACCAAGGCGGCCGAATTCGCCGATCGCCCCATCCGAGACTTCATGACGGCCGATCCGGAAACGCTCGACATGCAGGCGAAGGTCGCCTTTGCCGTGCAGCGGATGGACCTGGGCGGTTACCGCCACGTGCCGGTCGTCGACAACACGGCCGAGAAAACGGCCCAGGGCGTGATCTCCGTCCGCGACATTCTCCGCTATCTGACCGAACGGATGACGTCCGGCAAATAA
- a CDS encoding 2-oxoacid:acceptor oxidoreductase subunit alpha, whose protein sequence is MSISTDTPAHPPHETIVLSEATVRLAGDSGDGMQVVGSQLTGTSALLGNDVATFPDFPAEIRAPKGTRAGVSGFQVHFASSDIHTPGDSIDALVAMNPAALVTNIGDLKSQGLVIVNSDNFTDSDLAKAHCKTNPLEDGTCDRYRLIKVPMTKLTVQAVKDLDLSVKLADRCKNFFALGLLYWLYSRDLEPTLRYIHTKFKADIARANEKALRTGFYYGETTEAFVNTYKVPPAKLPPGKYNNIMGNTALAWGLITAARLSGKELFIGSYPITPASPILEELARHKNFGVRTFQAEDEISAICSTIGAAFAGAMAITSSSGPGIALKGEAMGLGMILELPMLIINVQRGGPSTGLPTKTEQSDLLQAMFGRNGESPLPIIAARSPSDCFSIAQDAWRVATRFMTPVLILSDGYLANGAEPWRVPDYESLEKIEIKHPGPQENGEPFLPYLRDEMLARPWALPGTKGLMHRVGGLEKDDITGNVSYDPHNHQHMTDVRQQKVDNIAKFVGPAKVDGPPSGDLLVLSWGGTYGACITAVRECQARSQSVAHCHLRWVNPFPENLGELLKQYKQVLIPELNMGQLRTLIRARYLTDAVGLNKVQGKPFHVSEIVEKINSLLG, encoded by the coding sequence ATGTCGATATCCACAGATACTCCCGCACATCCGCCCCACGAAACCATTGTCCTGTCCGAGGCGACCGTCCGTTTGGCCGGCGACTCGGGCGACGGCATGCAAGTGGTCGGCAGCCAGCTGACGGGAACCTCCGCCCTGCTCGGTAACGACGTGGCGACGTTCCCTGACTTTCCCGCAGAAATCCGCGCCCCCAAAGGCACACGCGCCGGCGTCAGCGGTTTCCAGGTGCATTTCGCTTCCAGCGATATTCACACCCCCGGCGATTCCATCGACGCCCTGGTCGCCATGAATCCCGCGGCTTTGGTCACCAACATTGGCGACCTGAAGTCGCAAGGGCTGGTGATTGTTAACAGCGATAACTTTACCGACAGTGATCTGGCCAAAGCCCACTGCAAAACCAATCCGCTGGAAGACGGCACCTGCGACCGGTATCGCCTGATCAAAGTGCCGATGACCAAACTCACCGTCCAGGCGGTGAAAGACCTGGACCTGTCGGTCAAACTGGCCGACCGCTGCAAGAACTTTTTCGCCCTGGGGCTGCTGTACTGGCTGTACAGCCGCGACCTGGAGCCAACGCTCCGTTACATCCATACCAAGTTCAAAGCCGACATCGCCCGGGCGAATGAGAAAGCGCTGCGGACCGGCTTCTACTATGGGGAAACGACGGAAGCGTTTGTTAACACCTATAAAGTGCCGCCGGCCAAACTGCCGCCTGGCAAGTACAACAACATCATGGGGAATACGGCCCTGGCCTGGGGGCTGATCACGGCCGCCCGGCTCAGCGGCAAGGAGCTGTTCATCGGCTCTTATCCGATCACACCGGCCAGCCCCATCCTGGAAGAACTGGCCCGCCACAAGAACTTTGGCGTGCGAACCTTCCAGGCCGAAGATGAAATCTCGGCGATCTGCTCGACCATTGGGGCCGCCTTTGCCGGCGCCATGGCGATCACCTCGTCCAGCGGCCCCGGCATCGCCCTCAAAGGGGAAGCGATGGGCCTGGGGATGATCCTGGAACTGCCGATGTTGATCATCAACGTGCAGCGCGGCGGACCCAGCACCGGCCTGCCGACCAAAACGGAACAGTCCGATCTGCTACAGGCGATGTTTGGCCGCAACGGCGAAAGTCCCTTGCCGATTATCGCCGCCCGCAGTCCCAGCGACTGCTTCTCCATCGCCCAGGACGCCTGGCGCGTGGCGACCCGCTTTATGACGCCGGTGCTGATCCTGTCCGACGGCTACCTGGCCAACGGGGCCGAACCGTGGCGCGTGCCGGATTACGAATCGCTGGAAAAGATCGAAATCAAGCATCCCGGGCCGCAGGAAAACGGCGAGCCGTTCCTGCCTTACCTGCGCGATGAAATGCTGGCCCGCCCCTGGGCCCTGCCCGGCACCAAAGGCCTCATGCATCGCGTCGGGGGGCTGGAAAAAGACGATATCACCGGGAACGTCAGTTACGATCCCCACAACCATCAGCACATGACCGACGTCCGCCAGCAAAAGGTCGACAACATCGCCAAATTTGTCGGCCCGGCCAAAGTGGACGGTCCGCCCTCCGGCGACCTGCTGGTGCTTAGCTGGGGCGGTACGTATGGCGCCTGTATCACGGCGGTGCGCGAGTGCCAGGCCCGCAGCCAGTCGGTGGCCCACTGCCATCTGCGCTGGGTCAACCCGTTCCCCGAAAACCTGGGGGAACTACTCAAACAGTACAAACAGGTTTTGATCCCTGAACTCAACATGGGTCAGCTCCGCACCCTGATTCGCGCTCGCTATCTGACCGATGCGGTCGGCTTGAACAAGGTGCAAGGCAAGCCTTTCCACGTTTCTGAAATTGTCGAAAAGATCAACAGCCTGCTCGGCTAA
- a CDS encoding CBS domain-containing protein, which yields MTFQLNLSSETVEQVQPAAPLCVEPQSTVRKVLEQLQAENRGAALVCQNESLVGIFTERDALRVMADGIDLDTPISELMSANPVALSADATVGQAISKMSFGGYRRLPIVDVENKPLGILKVSGILHYLVEHFPSVVYNLPPSPHHTTQEREGA from the coding sequence GTGACCTTTCAACTCAATCTCAGCTCCGAAACAGTCGAGCAGGTGCAACCCGCCGCGCCGCTGTGTGTGGAGCCGCAGTCCACCGTTCGCAAAGTGCTTGAACAACTACAAGCCGAGAACCGTGGCGCCGCCCTGGTCTGCCAGAACGAATCGCTGGTCGGCATTTTCACCGAGCGCGACGCGCTGCGGGTGATGGCTGACGGCATCGATCTGGATACGCCCATTTCGGAATTGATGAGCGCCAACCCGGTCGCCTTGTCGGCCGATGCGACGGTGGGCCAGGCGATCTCCAAGATGTCGTTTGGCGGCTATCGCCGGTTGCCGATCGTCGATGTCGAGAACAAACCGCTGGGCATCCTGAAGGTGTCCGGCATTTTGCATTACCTTGTCGAACATTTCCCCAGCGTGGTCTACAACCTGCCGCCCTCGCCGCACCACACCACCCAGGAGCGCGAAGGCGCGTAA
- a CDS encoding sigma-70 family RNA polymerase sigma factor gives MWPESDQTEQLLGAAREGDASAVNVLMERHRNALRRMVQMRLDQKIQQRVDVSDVVQEVLVEANRRLQDYLANPVMSFRLWLRQIAKDRIIDAHRRHRVSAKRSVDREHPMAAHVGNDRSTIDLAAQIYDPELTPAAAAAQQEMSRRVEAAITQLNDQDCEIILMRHYEQLSNQEIAAALELTEPAASMRYLRAVRRLRTLLDGGSPS, from the coding sequence ATGTGGCCAGAAAGCGATCAAACGGAACAACTGCTGGGCGCCGCCCGTGAAGGCGACGCGTCGGCTGTGAATGTGTTAATGGAGCGGCATCGCAATGCGTTGCGGCGGATGGTGCAGATGCGTCTGGACCAGAAGATCCAGCAGCGGGTCGATGTCAGCGACGTGGTGCAGGAAGTCCTGGTCGAGGCGAACCGCCGGCTGCAGGATTATCTGGCCAATCCGGTCATGTCGTTCCGGCTGTGGCTGCGACAGATTGCGAAGGACCGGATCATCGACGCCCATCGGCGGCACCGCGTTTCGGCCAAACGGAGTGTGGATCGCGAACATCCGATGGCGGCGCATGTGGGCAATGACCGCTCGACGATCGATCTGGCGGCCCAGATCTACGATCCCGAACTGACGCCTGCGGCGGCGGCCGCCCAGCAGGAAATGTCCCGCCGGGTCGAGGCCGCCATTACCCAGCTTAACGACCAGGATTGCGAAATCATCCTGATGCGGCATTACGAGCAGCTTTCCAACCAGGAGATTGCGGCCGCGCTGGAATTGACGGAGCCGGCCGCGAGCATGCGGTATCTGCGGGCAGTGCGGCGTTTGCGGACCCTGCTTGATGGCGGGTCGCCGAGTTAG
- a CDS encoding vWA domain-containing protein translates to MTSGLSSIDTPSAATPAGKTRPRWKFGAADDWSQWAFRPRQPELDRRRLELFLQQSRPVRCDPAEARIARQRIPAEDQRWRGFLEIGQICGVSTVLHLVLLLSLAACAVQQAVQNGLFLSITPAAAVRDEITAPIPLVVDQADQESERAAFLPAVLPRQALAVEPIEVAAWVEPGDLDPPRRLLADEVRGVLSGEGLGGDSGPGGTASAGADHGPSDAVGASFFGVRAAGSRFVFVVDCSLSMEGPKWNDARQELAAAIDRLGPERQFYVIFFDGETHRMFDDKEYAPALLSATPENLALLRSWLQTARLGYNTSPCQAVQFGVSLQPDALFLLSDGEFSDPTAPWLRKHNVVRQEDGVQAPGVAVHTIGFRSQQGQKVLSRIARENGGEYRYVP, encoded by the coding sequence ATGACCAGCGGCTTATCTTCGATCGACACCCCTTCCGCCGCGACGCCGGCCGGGAAGACACGCCCTCGCTGGAAATTTGGGGCGGCGGACGACTGGTCGCAGTGGGCCTTTCGTCCCCGGCAGCCGGAGCTTGACCGGAGACGCCTGGAGTTGTTCCTCCAGCAGTCGCGTCCCGTGAGATGCGACCCGGCCGAAGCTCGAATTGCGCGACAACGGATTCCCGCAGAAGACCAGCGGTGGCGTGGGTTTCTGGAGATTGGCCAGATTTGCGGGGTGAGCACCGTGCTGCACCTGGTTCTATTACTGAGTCTGGCGGCTTGCGCCGTGCAGCAGGCGGTGCAGAACGGCCTGTTCCTCAGCATCACCCCCGCGGCGGCGGTCCGCGACGAGATCACGGCGCCGATCCCGCTGGTCGTCGACCAGGCCGACCAGGAATCCGAACGGGCCGCTTTTCTGCCAGCCGTGTTGCCCCGCCAAGCGCTGGCGGTGGAACCGATTGAAGTCGCCGCCTGGGTAGAGCCGGGCGACCTGGATCCGCCGCGCCGTCTACTGGCCGACGAGGTGCGGGGAGTGCTGTCGGGCGAAGGACTGGGAGGGGATTCCGGACCCGGCGGGACGGCGTCGGCGGGAGCCGATCATGGACCCAGCGACGCGGTTGGCGCCAGCTTCTTCGGCGTGCGTGCGGCCGGCAGTCGCTTTGTGTTTGTCGTCGATTGCTCGTTGAGCATGGAAGGCCCCAAGTGGAACGACGCTCGCCAGGAGCTGGCCGCCGCCATCGATCGGCTGGGGCCGGAACGGCAGTTCTATGTGATTTTTTTCGATGGCGAAACGCATCGCATGTTCGACGACAAAGAGTACGCGCCGGCCCTGCTGTCGGCGACGCCTGAGAATCTGGCCCTGTTACGTTCCTGGCTGCAGACGGCCCGGCTGGGATACAACACGTCGCCCTGCCAGGCGGTGCAGTTTGGCGTGTCGCTGCAGCCGGACGCCTTGTTCCTGCTGTCCGACGGCGAGTTCTCTGACCCGACCGCTCCCTGGTTGCGGAAGCATAATGTGGTCCGCCAGGAGGATGGCGTGCAAGCGCCGGGGGTGGCCGTGCATACGATCGGCTTTCGCAGCCAGCAAGGGCAGAAGGTGCTCTCAAGGATCGCCCGGGAAAACGGCGGCGAATACCGCTATGTGCCGTGA
- a CDS encoding TIGR03067 domain-containing protein, whose product MSVRLFHALAPLLLLLLLSPLATAADPETPATETPATETPATTTTEADTAAGDEDSPPEPEPRQEAEKAEQPSLIGKWQVVSIVEGGKEQEKKDEAVEFTKDQFLLGGAEKSPFSYLVRPDASPAELDLVFETPGIRVKLLGIYEIQNDTLRLCLAGPDNKRPTEFASPEGSPYSLATLQRKGP is encoded by the coding sequence ATGTCTGTCCGCCTTTTTCATGCCCTGGCCCCGCTGCTTCTGCTGCTGCTCCTCAGCCCGCTCGCCACGGCCGCCGATCCCGAAACGCCAGCGACCGAAACGCCAGCGACCGAAACGCCAGCGACGACTACGACCGAAGCAGATACGGCGGCCGGCGACGAGGACTCTCCGCCGGAACCGGAACCGCGGCAGGAGGCCGAAAAAGCAGAACAACCGTCCCTGATCGGAAAGTGGCAAGTCGTTTCGATTGTCGAAGGGGGGAAAGAGCAGGAGAAGAAAGACGAGGCAGTCGAGTTTACGAAAGACCAGTTCCTGCTGGGCGGCGCCGAGAAATCCCCCTTTAGCTATCTCGTGCGGCCCGATGCTTCGCCCGCCGAACTCGATCTGGTGTTTGAAACCCCCGGCATCCGCGTGAAGCTGCTGGGGATCTACGAGATCCAGAACGATACGCTGCGGCTCTGCCTGGCGGGGCCGGACAACAAACGTCCCACGGAGTTCGCCAGCCCGGAAGGCTCGCCTTACTCCCTGGCCACGCTCCAGCGAAAAGGACCGTAA